From Corvus hawaiiensis isolate bCorHaw1 chromosome 13, bCorHaw1.pri.cur, whole genome shotgun sequence, one genomic window encodes:
- the LOC125332932 gene encoding cytochrome P450 1A5-like, protein MLKAAMSLAAGSHGAVSASEVLLVAAAFCLVFLLLQRLQQQQPVPKGLQRPPGPRGYPMVGNLLELRKDTHLALTRLSRQYGDVMEVRIGTRPVLVLSGLDTIRQALVKQGEDFMGRPDLYSFRFVTDGQSLTFSPDSGEVWKARRKLAQSALKSFSIAPSPTSSSTCLLEEHVSKEAEYLVTKFLQLMEEEKRFDPHRYLVVSVANVVCAMCFGKRYEHDDQELLSLVNSAQDFTDVAAAGNPADFIPLLQYLPSCSMKLFIDFNRYLLSFLQKRVKEHYETYDENNIRDITDSLIQQCLDKKVETNAAMQIPKKKIVNLVNDLFGAGFDTVTTALSWSLMYLVTDPSIQKRIQEELDQTIGRERRPRLSDRGALPYTEAFILEMFRHSSFVPFAIPHSTTQDTVLNGFYIPKGRCVFINQWQVNHDEKLWKDPETFNPERFLSADGTKVNKEDGEKVLMFGLGKRKCIGETIARWQVFLFLATLLQQLEFSVCEGTEVDMTPLYGLALKHKRCEHFQVRQRFPVKSRS, encoded by the exons ATGCTGAAGGCTGCGATGTCGCTGGCGGCGGGGAGCCACGGTGCGGTGTCGGCCAGcgaggtgctgctggtggctgccGCGTTCTGCCtggtgttcctgctgctccagcggctgcagcagcagcagcccgtGCCCAAGGGGCTGCAGAGGCCGCCGGGCCCCCGAGGGTATCCCATGGTGGGGAACTTGCTGGAGCTGCGCAAGGACACGCACCTGGCGCTGACGCGGCTGAGCCGGCAGTACGGGGACGTGATGGAGGTGCGGATCGGCACGCGGCCCGTGCTGGTGCTCAGCGGGCTGGACACCATCAGGCAAGCCCTGGTCAAGCAAGGAGAGGACTTCATGGGCCGCCCGGACCTCTACAGCTTCCGCTTTGTCACGGACGGGCAGAGCCTGACGTTCAGCCCCGACTCCGGGGAGGTGTGGAAAGCGCGCAGGAAGCTGGCCCAGAGCGCCCTGAAGAGCTTCTCCAtcgcccccagccccacctcgTCCTCCACCTGCCTGCTGGAGGAGCACGTGTCCAAGGAGGCCGAGTACCTGGTCACCAAGTTCCTGCAGctgatggaggaggagaagaggttTGACCCCCACCGGTACCTGGTGGTGTCGGTGGCCAATGTCGTCTGTGCCATGTGCTTCGGCAAGCGCTACGAGCACGACgaccaggagctgctcagcctggtGAATTCAGCTCAGGACTTCACtgatgtggctgctgctggcaacCCTGCTGACTTCATCCCCCTGCTCCAGTacctccccagctgcagcatgaAATTGTTTATAGACTTCAACAGGTACTTGCTCAGCTTCCTGCAGAAGAGGGTCAAGGAGCACTACGAGACCTATGACGAG AACAACATCCGGGACATCACCGACTCCCTCATTCAGCAGTGCCTGGACAAAAAAGTGGAAACGAACGCGGCCATGCAGATCCCTAAGAAGAAGATTGTCAACCTCGTGAATGACCTCTTTGGAGCAG GCTTCGACACTGTGaccacagccctgtcctggagcctcaTGTATCTCGTGACGGACCCCAGCATCCAGAAGAGGATCCAGGAAGAGCTCG ACCAGACCATCGGGCGGGAGAGGCGGCCGCGGCTGTCGGACCGGGGCGCGCTGCCCTACACAGAAGCCTTTATCCTGGAGATGTTCAGGCATTCCTCCTTCGTGCCCTTCGCCATCCCACACAG CACGACCCAGGACACGGTGTTGAACGGGTTCTACATCCCAAAGGGTCGCTGCGTGTTCATCAACCAGTGGCAAGTGAACCACGACGA GAAGCTTTGGAAAGACCCAGAAACCTTCAATCCTGAGCGTTTCCTCAGTGCTGACGGGACCAAGGTGAACAAAGAGGACGGGGAGAAGGTGCTGATGTTCGGGCTGGGGAAGAGGAAGTGCATCGGGGAGACCATCGCCAGGTGGCAGGTGTTCCTCTTCCTGgccaccctgctccagcagctggaattcAGCGTCTGTGAGGGCACTGAGGTGGACATGACCCCGCTCTATGGCCTGGCCCTGAAGCACAAGAGGTGTGAGCACTTCCAGGTCAGGCAGCGCTTCCCCGtgaagagcaggagctga
- the CSK gene encoding tyrosine-protein kinase CSK translates to MSGMQAVWPSGTECIAKYNFHGTAEQDLPFSKGDVLTIVAVTKDPNWYKAKNKVGREGIIPANYVQKREGVKAGIKLSLMPWFHGKITREQAERLLYPPETGLFLVRESTNYPGDYTLCVSCEGKVEHYRIIYSSSKLSIDEEVYFENLMQLVEHYTTDADGLCTRLIKPKLMEGTVAAQDEFSRSGWALNMKDLKLLQIIGKGEFGDVMLGDYRGNKVAVKCIKNDATAQAFLAEASVMTQLRHSNLVQLLGVIVEEKSGLYIVTEYMAKGSLVDYLRSRGRSVLGADCLLKFSLDVCEAMEYLEANNFVHRDLAARNVLVSEDNIAKVSDFGLTKEASSTQDTGKLPVKWTAPEALREKKFSTKSDVWSFGILLWEIYSFGRVPYPRIPLKDVVPRVEKGYKMDAPDGCPAVVYEVMKKCWTLDPGHRPSFHQLREQLVHIKEKELYL, encoded by the exons ATGTCAGGGATGCAG gcCGTGTGGCCGTCCGGTACAGAATGTATCGCCAAGTACAACTTCCACGGTACCGCCGAGCAGGACCTGCCCTTCAGCAAAGGAGACGTCCTCACCATTGTCGCTGTCACCAAG GATCCCAACTGGTACAAGGCGAAGAACAAGGTGGGCCGGGAGGGCATCATTCCCGCTAACTACGTCCAGAAGCGGGAAGGGGTCAAAGCTGGGATCAAGCTCAGCCTCATGCC GTGGTTCCACGGGAAGATCACGCGGGAGCAGGCGGAGCGGCTGCTGTACCCCCCCGAGACGGGGCTGTTCCTGGTGCGGGAGAGCACCAACTACCCCGGGGACTACACCCTGTGCGTCAGCTGCGAGGGCAAGGTGGAGCACTACCGCATCATCTACTCCTCCAGCAAGCTCAGCATCGACGAGGAGGTCTACTTCGAGAACCTCATGCAGCTGGTGGAG CATTACACCACGGACGCGGACGGGCTCTGCACCCGCCTCATCAAGCCGAAGCTGATGGAGGGGACGGTGGCAGCGCAGGACGAGTTCTCCCGCA GCGGCTGGGCCCTCAACATGAAGGACCTCAAGTTGCTACAGATCATTGGCAAAGGGGAATTCGGAG ACGTGATGCTGGGGGATTACCGGGGGAACAAAGTCGCCGTGAAGTGCATTAAAAACGACGCCACAGCGCAGGCCTTCCTGGCGGAGGCGTCCGTCATGAC GCAGCTCCGACACAGCAAcctggtgcagctgctgggggtgATTGTGGAGGAGAAGAGTGGCCTTTACATCGTCACCGAGTACATGGCCAAG GGCAGCCTAGTAGACTACCTGCGGTCGCGCGGGCGGTCGGTGCTCGGGGCAGACTGCCTGCTCAAGTTCTCCTT AGATGTGTGTGAAGCCATGGAGTACCTGGAAGCCAACAACTTCGTGCACCGGGACCTGGCGGCGAGGAACGTGCTGGTCTCGGAGGACAACATCGCCAAGGTCAGCGATTTCGGGCTCACCAAGGAAGCCTCCTCCACGCAGGACACGGGGAAGCTGCCGGTCAAGTGGACGGCGCCAGAAGCACTTAGAGAAAag aaaTTCTCCACCAAGTCGGACGTGTGGAGCTTCGGGATCCTCCTCTGGGAAATCTACTCCTTCGGGCGAGTGCCTTATCCGAGAATT CCCCTGAAGGATGTGGTGCCCCGCGTGGAGAAGGGCTATAAGATGGATGCTCCGGACGGTTGTCCGGCCGTCGTCTACGAGGTGATGAAGAAGTGCTGGACCCTGGACCCCGGCCACCGGCCGTCCTTCCACCAGCTCCGAGAACAGCTAGTGCATATCAAAGAGAAGGAGCTCTACCTGTGA